The following are from one region of the Bradyrhizobium septentrionale genome:
- a CDS encoding ABC transporter ATP-binding protein, with protein MKLTVKDLNSFYGPAHILFDIALEVGEGEVVALLGRNGAGKSTTFRSIVGLVENRSGRIMFEGRDVSELPTHAIVRGGLGYVPEERRIFTDLTVEENLEVGRQPKRAGAPQWDRDKLFKLFPNLGEMRGRPGGRMSGGEQQMLTIARTLMGNPSLVLLDEPSEGLSPKIVEQMVDAILAMKKEGVSIVVSEQNLHFARLISDRAYIIERGRICFGGTMAELDARPDVRDAHLSL; from the coding sequence ATGAAGCTCACGGTGAAGGACCTCAACAGCTTCTACGGTCCGGCGCACATCCTGTTCGACATCGCGCTCGAGGTCGGCGAGGGCGAGGTGGTGGCATTGCTCGGGCGCAACGGCGCCGGCAAGTCGACCACGTTCCGCTCCATCGTCGGGCTGGTCGAGAACCGCTCCGGCCGCATCATGTTCGAGGGCAGGGACGTGTCGGAGCTGCCGACGCACGCGATCGTGCGCGGCGGCCTCGGCTATGTGCCGGAAGAGCGGCGCATCTTCACCGATCTGACGGTCGAGGAAAATCTCGAGGTCGGCCGCCAGCCGAAACGGGCTGGCGCGCCGCAATGGGACCGCGACAAGCTGTTCAAGCTGTTTCCGAACCTCGGCGAGATGCGGGGACGGCCCGGCGGGCGCATGAGCGGCGGCGAGCAGCAGATGCTGACGATCGCGCGCACGCTGATGGGCAATCCGTCGCTGGTGCTGCTCGATGAGCCGTCGGAGGGCCTGTCGCCGAAGATCGTCGAGCAGATGGTCGATGCGATCCTGGCGATGAAGAAAGAAGGCGTCAGCATCGTCGTCTCCGAGCAGAATTTGCATTTCGCCCGGCTGATCTCGGATCGCGCCTATATCATCGAGCGCGGCCGGATCTGTTTCGGCGGCACCATGGCGGAACTCGATGCGCGTCCGGATGTCCGCGACGCGCATCTGTCGCTGTAA
- a CDS encoding MarR family winged helix-turn-helix transcriptional regulator has translation MARSAAQKRNGKAAKPGYVLDEQIGFILRQVSQRHAMIFAREIGINLTPTQWAALSKLSEVGACSQNQLGRLTSMDVATIKGVIDRLTARGLTETSPDPDDGRRLMVSLTRAGQQMADKAAPNAFTISKETLAPLDAKERETLMALLGKLR, from the coding sequence ATGGCGAGGAGTGCTGCACAGAAGCGAAACGGGAAGGCGGCGAAGCCGGGTTACGTGCTGGACGAGCAGATCGGCTTCATCCTGCGCCAGGTGTCGCAGCGCCACGCCATGATCTTTGCCCGCGAGATCGGCATCAACCTGACGCCGACGCAGTGGGCCGCGCTGTCGAAGCTGTCGGAGGTCGGAGCCTGCTCGCAGAACCAGCTTGGGCGGCTGACCTCGATGGACGTTGCGACCATCAAGGGCGTGATCGATCGCCTGACCGCGCGCGGCCTGACCGAAACCTCGCCCGATCCCGACGACGGCCGCCGGCTGATGGTCAGTTTGACGCGCGCGGGCCAGCAGATGGCCGACAAGGCCGCGCCGAACGCGTTTACGATCTCCAAGGAGACATTGGCGCCGCTCGACGCCAAGGAGCGCGAGACGCTGATGGCGCTGCTCGGCAAGCTGCGGTGA
- a CDS encoding selenium-binding protein SBP56-related protein, protein MTMRPDPTFHASPKLAMEAPAENFAYTVLLSPDFSKPDALAVIDVKPGSPTYSKIVHTVTMPNKGDEFHHFGWNACSSALSPLAGHAFIERRYLIVPGMRSSRIYIIDTKPDPTQAKIHKIIEPEEVFRKTGYSRPHTIHCGPDGIYVSTLGGGGKDGTDGPPGVFIMDCETFEVLGRWEIDRGPQTKHYDFWWNLPRDYMVSSEWALPPQFENGIVPEDLLSNKYGHRLHFWDLRARRNVQTIDLGANHQMALEVRPAHDPVREYGFVGVVVDTTNLEGSIWTWWREGGKFHIEKTVTIPPEPAPKEQLPPLLQGFGAVPPLVTDIDLSMDDKFLYVACWATGEMRQYDVSEPRKPKLAGSVRIGGIVNRTPHPNGQPFAGGPQMVEISRDGKRVYWTNSLYSTWDDQFYPQGIPGAEVMANASPGGGLELAKDYWVTFPDGYRAHQIRLDGGDCSTDSFCYPSA, encoded by the coding sequence ATGACGATGAGGCCAGATCCCACGTTTCACGCGTCGCCGAAGCTTGCGATGGAAGCTCCGGCAGAGAACTTCGCCTACACGGTGCTGCTCAGCCCGGACTTTTCAAAGCCCGACGCGCTCGCCGTGATCGACGTCAAGCCGGGCTCGCCGACCTACAGCAAGATCGTCCACACCGTGACGATGCCCAACAAGGGCGACGAGTTTCACCATTTCGGCTGGAACGCGTGTTCATCGGCGTTGTCCCCGCTTGCGGGACATGCCTTCATCGAGCGCCGCTATCTCATCGTCCCCGGCATGCGGTCGTCGCGGATCTACATCATCGACACCAAGCCGGATCCGACGCAGGCCAAGATCCACAAGATCATCGAGCCCGAGGAGGTGTTCAGGAAGACCGGCTATTCGCGGCCGCATACGATCCACTGCGGACCGGACGGCATCTACGTCTCTACGCTCGGCGGCGGCGGCAAGGACGGCACGGATGGGCCGCCCGGCGTCTTCATCATGGACTGCGAGACCTTCGAGGTGCTCGGACGCTGGGAGATCGATCGCGGTCCCCAGACCAAGCACTATGACTTCTGGTGGAACCTGCCGCGCGACTACATGGTGAGCAGCGAATGGGCGCTGCCGCCGCAATTCGAGAACGGGATCGTGCCGGAGGATTTGCTCTCCAACAAATACGGCCATCGCCTCCACTTCTGGGATCTGCGCGCGCGGCGCAATGTCCAGACCATCGATCTCGGCGCCAATCATCAAATGGCGCTGGAGGTGCGTCCCGCGCACGATCCGGTTCGCGAATACGGCTTCGTCGGCGTCGTGGTCGACACCACCAACCTCGAAGGTTCGATCTGGACCTGGTGGCGCGAGGGCGGCAAGTTTCACATCGAGAAGACGGTGACGATCCCGCCCGAGCCCGCGCCGAAAGAGCAGCTGCCGCCGCTGCTGCAGGGTTTCGGCGCCGTGCCGCCGCTGGTGACCGACATCGATCTGTCGATGGACGACAAATTCCTTTACGTCGCCTGCTGGGCCACCGGCGAGATGCGCCAATACGATGTCAGCGAGCCGCGCAAGCCGAAGCTCGCCGGATCGGTCCGCATCGGCGGTATCGTCAACCGCACCCCGCATCCCAACGGACAGCCATTTGCCGGCGGTCCGCAAATGGTCGAGATCAGCCGCGACGGCAAGCGGGTCTACTGGACCAATTCGCTCTACTCGACCTGGGACGACCAGTTCTATCCGCAGGGCATTCCCGGCGCCGAGGTGATGGCGAATGCGAGCCCAGGCGGCGGGCTTGAACTGGCAAAGGACTATTGGGTCACCTTCCCCGACGGCTACCGCGCCCACCAGATCCGGCTCGACGGCGGTGACTGCTCGACGGATTCGTTCTGCTATCCATCGGCCTGA
- a CDS encoding amidohydrolase family protein: MAHDAPQATGPSKLVIRNIGLLLSGAMERPILDADTIVAENGKITAIGRLKDVDTEGATTIVDANGTTVAPGLIDSHVHPVAGDWTPRQNQTNWIDSYLHGGVTTMISAGEVHMPGRPRDVVGLKAMAIFAQRAFWTLRPGGVKVHAGAPVIECEMVEDDFKELAAAGVKLLGEVGLGGVKDGPTARKMVGWARKYGIQSTIHTGGPSIPGSGLIDKDVVLEADTDVVGHINGGHTALPDDQIRCICEGCKRGLELVHNGNERSALFTLRTAREMGDLHRVILGTDAPAGSGVQPLGILRMVSLLSSLGELPAELAFCLATGNTARMRELDCGLIEVGRSADFVLMDKAQHSPGKNILESVQLGDLPGIGMTIIDGIVRTQRSRNTPPAGKVPEIVAK; this comes from the coding sequence ATGGCTCACGACGCGCCCCAGGCCACCGGCCCGAGCAAGCTGGTGATCCGCAATATCGGGCTACTGCTGTCGGGAGCCATGGAAAGGCCTATCCTGGACGCCGATACCATCGTCGCCGAGAACGGCAAGATCACTGCGATCGGCCGCCTCAAGGACGTCGACACCGAAGGCGCCACCACCATCGTCGACGCCAATGGCACGACGGTCGCGCCCGGCCTGATCGACAGCCACGTCCATCCCGTCGCCGGCGACTGGACGCCGCGGCAGAACCAGACCAACTGGATCGACAGCTATCTGCACGGCGGCGTCACCACCATGATCTCCGCCGGCGAGGTGCACATGCCCGGGCGTCCGCGCGACGTGGTCGGGCTGAAGGCGATGGCGATCTTCGCGCAGCGCGCGTTCTGGACGCTGCGGCCGGGCGGCGTGAAGGTGCATGCCGGTGCGCCGGTGATCGAATGCGAGATGGTCGAGGACGATTTCAAGGAATTGGCCGCCGCCGGCGTCAAGCTGCTCGGCGAGGTCGGGCTCGGCGGCGTCAAGGACGGTCCGACCGCGCGCAAGATGGTCGGCTGGGCGCGCAAATACGGCATCCAGAGCACGATCCACACCGGCGGCCCCTCGATCCCGGGCTCCGGCCTGATCGACAAGGATGTGGTGCTGGAGGCCGACACCGACGTGGTCGGCCACATCAATGGCGGCCACACCGCACTGCCGGACGACCAGATCCGCTGCATCTGCGAGGGCTGCAAGCGCGGGCTCGAGCTGGTGCACAACGGCAATGAGCGCTCGGCGCTGTTCACGCTGCGCACCGCGCGCGAGATGGGCGACCTGCACCGCGTCATCCTCGGCACCGACGCGCCCGCCGGCTCCGGCGTGCAGCCGCTCGGCATCTTGCGGATGGTGTCGCTGCTGTCCTCGCTCGGGGAGCTCCCCGCCGAACTGGCGTTCTGCCTCGCCACCGGCAACACCGCGCGGATGCGCGAGCTCGATTGCGGCCTGATCGAGGTTGGCCGCTCCGCCGATTTCGTGCTGATGGACAAGGCGCAGCACTCGCCGGGCAAGAACATCCTGGAGAGCGTTCAGCTCGGCGACCTCCCGGGCATCGGCATGACCATTATCGACGGCATCGTCCGTACCCAGCGCAGCCGCAACACGCCGCCCGCCGGCAAGGTGCCGGAGATCGTGGCGAAGTAG
- a CDS encoding ferredoxin--NADP reductase, whose translation MSNFNQESVLSVHHWTDTLFSFTTTRNPSFRFRNGEFTMIGLKVGEKPLLRAYSVASANYEDTLEFFSIKVPDGPLTSRLQHLKEGDEIIVSRKATGTLVIDNLEDGRNLYLVGTGTGLAPFLSVIKDPETYDRFEKVVLLHGCRRVKELAYGEMITERLPQDEMIGDLVRDQLIYYPTVTRDPFRNRGRITDLITSGKLFADIGLPALDPAHDRVMICGSPALVADTRTLLNGRGFVEGNHGEPAQFVVEKAFAER comes from the coding sequence ATGAGCAATTTCAACCAGGAAAGCGTCCTCAGCGTTCATCACTGGACCGACACGCTGTTCTCCTTCACCACCACCCGCAACCCGTCGTTCCGCTTCCGCAACGGCGAGTTCACCATGATCGGGCTCAAGGTCGGCGAGAAGCCGCTGTTGCGGGCCTACAGCGTCGCCAGCGCGAATTACGAGGACACGCTCGAGTTCTTCTCGATCAAGGTTCCGGACGGCCCGCTGACCTCGCGCCTCCAGCATCTCAAGGAAGGCGACGAGATCATCGTCAGCCGCAAGGCCACCGGCACGCTGGTCATCGACAACCTCGAGGACGGCCGCAACCTCTATCTGGTCGGCACCGGGACCGGCCTCGCCCCGTTCCTGAGCGTGATCAAGGACCCCGAGACCTATGACCGCTTCGAGAAGGTCGTGCTGCTGCACGGCTGCCGCCGCGTCAAGGAGCTCGCCTATGGCGAGATGATCACCGAGCGGCTGCCGCAGGACGAGATGATCGGCGATCTCGTGCGCGACCAGCTGATCTACTACCCGACCGTGACGCGCGATCCGTTCCGCAATCGCGGCCGCATCACCGATCTCATCACCTCGGGCAAGCTGTTCGCCGACATCGGCCTGCCGGCGCTCGATCCCGCGCATGACCGCGTCATGATCTGCGGCTCGCCGGCGCTGGTCGCCGACACCCGCACGCTGCTGAATGGTCGCGGCTTCGTCGAGGGCAATCACGGCGAGCCCGCGCAGTTCGTGGTCGAGAAGGCGTTCGCCGAGCGTTGA
- the soxA gene encoding sulfur oxidation c-type cytochrome SoxA encodes MKIAVCIALLTAMAGAALATEIPQAERRSGYSFMSADTKAMQDEDTANPGMLFVLDGEALWKRKAGSADKACADCHNDAHVSMKGVAAHYPALEKALGKPVDLEGRINLCRANHQQASPFVYESRELLALSAYVAQQSRGMPIAAGDDPELAPFIEKGHALFMQRQGQLNLGCANCHDDNWDKKLAGSAITQAQPTGYPLYRLEWQSLGSLQRRLRACITGIRAQAYEYGSPELVELELYLMSRARGMPIETPAVRP; translated from the coding sequence ATGAAGATTGCCGTCTGCATCGCGCTGCTGACGGCGATGGCGGGCGCAGCGCTCGCCACCGAAATTCCGCAGGCCGAGCGCCGCTCCGGCTACAGCTTCATGAGCGCAGATACCAAGGCGATGCAGGACGAGGACACCGCCAATCCCGGCATGCTATTTGTGCTCGACGGCGAGGCGCTGTGGAAGCGCAAGGCCGGCAGCGCGGACAAGGCCTGCGCCGATTGCCACAATGATGCGCACGTCAGCATGAAAGGCGTCGCGGCGCACTATCCGGCGCTCGAGAAGGCACTGGGAAAGCCTGTTGACCTCGAAGGGCGGATCAACCTCTGCCGCGCCAACCACCAGCAGGCGTCGCCATTTGTCTATGAAAGCCGCGAGCTGCTGGCGCTATCAGCCTATGTCGCACAGCAGTCGCGCGGCATGCCGATCGCTGCCGGCGACGATCCGGAGCTCGCGCCGTTTATCGAGAAGGGCCACGCACTGTTCATGCAGCGGCAGGGCCAACTCAATCTCGGCTGCGCCAACTGCCACGACGACAATTGGGACAAGAAGCTCGCGGGAAGCGCGATCACGCAGGCGCAGCCGACCGGCTATCCGCTCTACCGGCTGGAGTGGCAATCGCTCGGATCGTTGCAGCGGCGGCTGCGCGCCTGCATCACCGGCATCCGCGCGCAGGCCTACGAGTACGGTTCGCCGGAGCTGGTCGAGCTCGAGCTCTACCTGATGTCGCGGGCGCGCGGCATGCCGATCGAGACGCCAGCGGTCAGGCCGTAA
- the soxZ gene encoding thiosulfate oxidation carrier complex protein SoxZ, which produces MPSALINVPAKARRGSVIEIKTLMSHIMETGYRHTASGDVVPRDIITSFTCRFNGTEIFRADLYPAIAANPFITFFTTVTESGKFEFEWIGDKGFSETAQASITVE; this is translated from the coding sequence ATGCCGTCGGCTTTGATCAACGTGCCGGCCAAGGCCAGGCGCGGCAGCGTCATCGAGATCAAGACGCTGATGTCGCACATCATGGAGACCGGCTATCGCCACACCGCGTCGGGCGACGTGGTGCCGCGGGACATCATCACGAGCTTCACTTGCCGCTTCAACGGCACCGAAATCTTCCGCGCCGATCTCTATCCTGCAATCGCCGCCAATCCGTTCATCACTTTCTTCACCACCGTGACCGAGAGCGGCAAGTTCGAATTCGAATGGATCGGCGACAAGGGATTTTCGGAGACCGCGCAGGCTTCGATCACGGTCGAATGA
- a CDS encoding SoxY-related AACIE arm protein gives MTNSDHATRRTFLSLTGGAAVLVIVRPADATPAMLQAAIRNVVGEANVLIGKVKLDIPPLVENGNTVPMTVSVTSPMTADEYVKSIHIFNEKNPQPNIGNFYLTPRAGRAQVSARIRLADSQKVTAIARLSDGTFWSATADVVVTLAACTEEAI, from the coding sequence ATGACGAATTCGGACCACGCCACACGTCGCACGTTCCTGAGCCTCACCGGCGGTGCCGCGGTGCTGGTGATCGTGCGGCCGGCCGACGCCACGCCAGCGATGCTGCAGGCCGCGATCCGCAATGTCGTCGGCGAAGCCAATGTGCTGATAGGCAAGGTGAAGCTCGACATCCCGCCGCTGGTCGAGAACGGCAACACCGTGCCGATGACGGTCAGCGTGACCAGCCCGATGACGGCGGACGAGTATGTGAAGAGCATCCATATCTTCAACGAGAAGAACCCGCAGCCGAACATCGGCAATTTCTATCTCACACCGCGCGCCGGGCGGGCGCAGGTGTCGGCCCGCATCCGCCTCGCCGACAGCCAGAAGGTCACGGCCATTGCACGGCTCTCCGATGGCACGTTCTGGTCGGCGACCGCAGACGTCGTGGTGACGCTCGCCGCCTGCACCGAGGAGGCGATCTGA
- the soxX gene encoding sulfur oxidation c-type cytochrome SoxX, whose translation MARLPLVALLAAVAFAACAPAGAEALRPYTVVGDAIPQPLTGTKGDATRGRALIVERSSTCILCHSGPFPEQAFQADLAPSLTGSGARWSEGQLRLRLVDAAHLNAATIMPSYYRVDGLTRVGTLWRDKPILSAEQIEDIVAYLVTLRN comes from the coding sequence TTGGCTAGGCTCCCCCTCGTGGCATTGCTCGCAGCGGTCGCGTTCGCAGCTTGCGCGCCTGCCGGCGCCGAAGCACTGCGGCCCTATACCGTCGTGGGCGATGCGATTCCGCAGCCGCTGACAGGAACCAAGGGCGACGCAACCCGCGGCCGTGCGCTGATCGTCGAGCGTTCCTCGACTTGCATCCTCTGCCACAGCGGCCCGTTTCCGGAGCAGGCGTTCCAGGCCGACCTCGCGCCGAGCCTCACCGGCAGCGGCGCCCGCTGGTCGGAAGGACAGTTGCGGCTCCGGCTGGTCGATGCGGCGCATCTCAACGCGGCGACGATCATGCCGTCCTATTACCGCGTCGATGGGCTCACGCGCGTCGGCACCTTATGGCGCGACAAACCGATCCTGTCGGCGGAGCAGATCGAGGACATCGTGGCCTATCTGGTAACGCTACGGAACTAG
- a CDS encoding NAD(P)/FAD-dependent oxidoreductase, translating into MAVTRHPTRRDVVRGAAAIAAAAALARPSLAQGAPRIAVIGGGFGGAACARALRRLDAKLQVTLIEPNKIFTACPFSNEVIAGLRELSAQQFTYDKVAADGIVVAAQAATKVDAQARSIILNDGTSLSYDRLVLAPGIDMRFDALPGYDEAAAEKMPHAWKAGAQTMLLRKQIEAMDDGGLVVIAVPAAPLRCPPAPYERASLIAHYLKASKPRSKILVLDAKDNYSQQKLFEKAWTELYPGMIERIALSQGGRVTAVNPATNEIVTDFGNYTAAVANVIPPQRAGRIAEIAGAADHTGWCPIDPVSFASKLVPNIHVIGDAAIAGGIPKSASAAAAQGRACAAAIVNSLAGRAPETPRLDGACYNTVAPGYAFSLKGIYQPKEDQYAEAEVTTSPVDAPREVRQREADQALDWFRRITGDAFG; encoded by the coding sequence ATGGCCGTCACGCGTCATCCGACGCGCAGGGATGTCGTCCGTGGCGCCGCTGCCATCGCAGCGGCGGCCGCATTGGCGCGTCCGTCATTGGCGCAAGGCGCGCCGCGCATCGCGGTGATCGGCGGCGGCTTCGGCGGTGCGGCCTGCGCGCGGGCGCTGCGGCGGCTCGATGCAAAACTCCAGGTCACGCTGATCGAGCCGAACAAGATTTTCACCGCCTGCCCGTTCAGCAACGAGGTGATCGCAGGCCTGCGCGAGCTTTCGGCGCAGCAATTCACCTACGACAAGGTTGCGGCCGACGGCATCGTAGTTGCCGCGCAGGCGGCCACAAAGGTCGACGCGCAGGCGCGCAGCATCATTCTCAATGATGGCACGTCCCTCTCCTATGACCGGCTTGTCCTCGCCCCTGGCATCGATATGCGCTTCGACGCCCTGCCCGGTTATGACGAAGCGGCGGCGGAGAAGATGCCGCACGCCTGGAAGGCCGGCGCGCAGACGATGCTGCTGCGCAAGCAGATCGAAGCCATGGACGATGGCGGCCTCGTCGTGATCGCCGTCCCCGCCGCACCGCTGCGCTGTCCGCCGGCGCCCTACGAGCGCGCCAGCCTTATCGCGCATTACCTGAAGGCCAGCAAGCCGCGCTCAAAAATCCTGGTGCTCGACGCCAAGGATAATTATTCGCAGCAAAAGCTGTTCGAGAAAGCCTGGACGGAACTCTATCCCGGCATGATCGAACGGATCGCACTGTCGCAAGGCGGCCGGGTGACGGCGGTCAATCCGGCGACCAACGAGATCGTCACCGACTTCGGCAACTACACCGCCGCGGTCGCCAATGTGATCCCGCCGCAGCGCGCCGGCCGCATCGCCGAGATCGCCGGTGCCGCCGACCACACCGGCTGGTGCCCGATCGATCCGGTCAGCTTTGCCTCGAAGCTCGTGCCCAATATTCATGTGATCGGCGACGCCGCGATCGCCGGCGGCATTCCAAAGTCCGCCTCCGCAGCGGCCGCGCAAGGCCGGGCCTGTGCGGCGGCGATCGTCAACTCGCTTGCAGGCAGGGCGCCGGAGACGCCGCGGCTCGATGGTGCCTGCTACAACACGGTGGCCCCGGGCTATGCCTTCTCCCTGAAGGGCATCTATCAGCCGAAGGAAGATCAATATGCCGAGGCCGAGGTGACCACGAGCCCGGTCGATGCACCGCGCGAGGTGCGCCAACGCGAGGCCGATCAGGCGCTGGACTGGTTCAGGCGGATCACGGGAGACGCCTTTGGCTAG
- a CDS encoding xanthine dehydrogenase family protein molybdopterin-binding subunit, whose amino-acid sequence MNLQVNQHVMPNHSSRLNRRAFVIGTATAGAGLALGLDLPFGGPSVVRAADGAPEVNTPEINAWVVIRPDDTVVIRIARSEMGQGTLTGLAQLVAEELECDWSKVTTEYPTPGQSVARKRAWGDFSTGGSRGIRTSQDYVRKGGATARVMLIQAAANEWKVPATECKAANSVITHTPSGKTTTYGKVAEAAAKLEPPADVKLKDPKDWTIAGKGLKRLDTVDKTTGKMTYGIDVKLPGMLNAAIKDCPVFGGKVKSFDEAKIAGMKGVKKVVPVGESAVAVVADTWWHAKTALDALPIVWDEGPNAKVSSETIASWLAEGLDNAQPAYVGNQNGDAKAAIASAAKKVEAVYSYPYQNHATMEPMNATVLYTPDKCEVWCGTQNGEAAFAAALEASGLPADKVDVHKVMLGGGFGRRGMTDYVRQAVAIAKQMPGTPIKLLWSREEDMQHGKYHPITQCKLTGAFDADNNLVALHYRLSGQSILFSVRPEALQNGMDPAAFQGVAQAGEAAIGYSVPNLLVEHSMRNPHVPPGFWRGVNVNHNAIYMECFMDELALAAGQDPLEFRRKLMGKTPKHLAVLNAVAEKIGWSTPAPQGVYRGIAQVMGYGSYVAGAAEISVTDGSKIKVHRIVASTDPGYVVNPAQVERQIAGSFVYGLSALFYGGCTVKDGRIEQTNFDTYNSMRINEMPKVEAVMVPSGGFWGGVGEPTIGVAAPAVLNAYFAATGKRIRTFPLRNQNISFA is encoded by the coding sequence ATGAATCTGCAAGTCAACCAGCACGTCATGCCAAATCATTCTTCTCGTCTCAACCGCCGCGCTTTCGTGATCGGCACGGCAACCGCCGGCGCCGGTCTCGCGCTCGGCCTCGATCTTCCGTTCGGCGGCCCCTCCGTGGTGCGCGCGGCCGACGGCGCGCCTGAAGTCAACACACCCGAAATCAACGCTTGGGTCGTGATCCGGCCCGATGACACCGTGGTGATCCGCATCGCCCGCTCCGAGATGGGCCAGGGCACGCTCACCGGTCTTGCCCAACTCGTCGCCGAGGAATTGGAGTGCGACTGGTCGAAGGTCACCACCGAATACCCGACGCCCGGCCAGAGCGTCGCCCGCAAGCGCGCCTGGGGCGATTTCTCGACCGGCGGCAGCCGCGGCATCCGCACCTCGCAGGACTATGTCCGCAAGGGCGGCGCCACCGCGCGCGTGATGCTGATCCAGGCGGCGGCCAATGAGTGGAAGGTGCCGGCCACCGAATGCAAGGCGGCCAACAGCGTCATCACCCATACGCCGTCGGGCAAGACCACGACCTATGGCAAGGTTGCAGAAGCCGCGGCCAAGCTCGAGCCGCCGGCCGACGTCAAGCTGAAGGACCCGAAGGACTGGACCATCGCCGGCAAGGGGCTGAAGCGGCTCGACACCGTCGACAAGACCACCGGCAAGATGACCTATGGCATCGACGTCAAGCTGCCGGGCATGCTGAACGCCGCGATCAAGGACTGCCCGGTGTTCGGCGGCAAGGTGAAAAGCTTCGACGAAGCCAAGATCGCCGGCATGAAGGGCGTCAAGAAGGTGGTGCCGGTCGGCGAAAGTGCCGTAGCCGTCGTCGCCGACACCTGGTGGCACGCCAAGACCGCGCTGGATGCGCTGCCGATCGTCTGGGACGAAGGCCCCAACGCAAAGGTCTCCAGCGAGACGATTGCGAGCTGGCTCGCCGAGGGTCTCGACAATGCGCAGCCGGCCTATGTCGGCAACCAGAACGGCGACGCAAAGGCGGCCATCGCCAGTGCGGCCAAGAAGGTCGAGGCGGTCTACAGCTATCCCTACCAGAACCACGCCACGATGGAGCCGATGAACGCCACCGTGCTCTACACGCCTGACAAATGCGAGGTGTGGTGCGGCACGCAGAATGGCGAAGCGGCGTTCGCGGCGGCGCTCGAGGCCTCCGGCCTGCCGGCCGACAAGGTCGACGTGCACAAGGTGATGCTCGGCGGCGGCTTCGGCCGGCGCGGCATGACCGACTATGTGCGGCAGGCGGTGGCGATCGCCAAGCAGATGCCGGGCACGCCGATCAAGCTGCTGTGGTCGCGCGAAGAGGATATGCAGCACGGCAAGTATCACCCGATCACGCAGTGCAAGCTGACCGGCGCGTTCGATGCCGACAACAATCTGGTCGCGCTGCATTACCGGCTGTCGGGCCAATCGATCCTGTTCTCGGTGCGCCCGGAAGCGCTGCAGAACGGCATGGACCCCGCCGCGTTCCAGGGCGTCGCGCAAGCCGGCGAGGCCGCGATCGGCTATTCGGTGCCGAATTTGCTGGTCGAGCATTCGATGCGTAACCCGCACGTCCCGCCGGGCTTCTGGCGCGGCGTCAACGTCAATCACAACGCGATCTACATGGAATGCTTCATGGACGAGCTGGCGCTGGCTGCCGGCCAAGACCCGCTCGAATTCCGCCGCAAGCTGATGGGCAAGACCCCCAAGCATCTCGCGGTGCTGAACGCCGTCGCCGAGAAGATCGGCTGGAGCACGCCGGCGCCGCAGGGCGTCTATCGCGGCATCGCGCAGGTGATGGGCTATGGCAGCTATGTTGCCGGCGCCGCCGAGATCTCGGTGACCGACGGCAGCAAGATCAAGGTGCATCGCATCGTCGCCTCCACCGATCCCGGCTATGTCGTCAATCCGGCGCAGGTGGAACGGCAGATCGCGGGCTCGTTCGTCTACGGCCTCAGCGCGCTGTTCTATGGCGGCTGCACCGTAAAGGACGGCCGCATCGAGCAGACCAACTTCGACACCTACAACTCGATGCGCATCAACGAAATGCCGAAGGTGGAAGCGGTGATGGTGCCGAGCGGCGGGTTCTGGGGCGGCGTCGGGGAACCGACCATCGGCGTTGCGGCGCCGGCGGTGCTCAACGCCTATTTCGCGGCGACCGGAAAGCGCATCCGCACTTTCCCGCTGCGCAACCAGAACATCAGCTTCGCCTGA
- a CDS encoding (2Fe-2S)-binding protein, protein MANLKINGKTINVNIEDDTPLLWAIRENVGLTGTKYGCGIAQCGACTVHIDGVAMRSCGVTVSEAAGKDITTIEGLAANGVMHKVQLAWIADDVPQCGYCQSGMIMAVAALLKENPKPTDDDINDAITNICRCGTFQQVREAIHAAANA, encoded by the coding sequence ATGGCAAATCTCAAAATAAACGGCAAAACAATCAATGTAAACATCGAGGACGACACGCCACTGCTGTGGGCGATTCGCGAGAATGTCGGACTGACCGGGACCAAATACGGCTGTGGCATTGCACAGTGCGGCGCCTGCACCGTTCATATCGACGGCGTCGCGATGCGCTCCTGCGGCGTCACGGTGAGCGAAGCCGCCGGCAAGGACATCACCACCATCGAGGGCCTCGCGGCCAACGGCGTGATGCACAAGGTTCAGCTCGCCTGGATCGCCGACGACGTGCCGCAATGCGGCTATTGCCAGAGCGGCATGATCATGGCCGTGGCGGCGCTGCTGAAGGAGAACCCGAAGCCGACCGACGACGACATCAACGACGCCATCACCAATATCTGCCGCTGCGGCACCTTCCAGCAGGTGCGCGAGGCGATTCATGCTGCCGCAAACGCATGA